The following nucleotide sequence is from Tardiphaga sp. 709.
ACGCAAGTCCTTCGGCTCGGCCTTCTGAAGGGCATGGAGCAGCTTCGAAGCTGGACGCCGACCCAGCGCGATGAAATCGACGGCCTAGCGGCCAAGATCATTACACAGAAGGACATCCGTCCCCTGCGGACCGAGGGCAAGCCTGTCGGCTATCTGTACGCGTAAGCGCCGCTCGGCGCAGTGCACCCCCGTCTCCTAAAACAGGCACGCGGCCATCACGCTGTACGTGGTAGCCGCCATCCGACCACGCGTGCCTCGACCATGCTGCCCGTCTCGGCATTGCGCCATTCGCCATCGACGAACTGGCAAGGAAAGGGCAGCTGATAGGTGCCGCTGTGGTCCTCGCACAACACTTGCACCACCTGATCAGGCTCAGGATCACCCTGGCCATCGAATTCGGCCAGCCGTCGTTCACGCGTCGCCATGAGGTGCTCCGGTCCAAGGAACGGGCGGACATCTTCTTCGTTCCCATCACACCTGGTTGACAGCCGGGCGCCAACACCGCTTGGTCTTGGCGGCATGACGGACATGATGGGGAAAACGATGCGCGGCCGAACAGTCCTTGCGACGACATTGCTGACCATTTTGGGCGCCGCCAAGGCGCAGGCGCAGGATGTGCCGGGAATCGAGATCTGCACGGTCGAAAAGACCATGGAGCGCCGCACCAGCTGCCTGCAAAGCAACGTCAATTTCCTGCAGCAGACGCTGGGAAAGCTGCGGCTTGATCAGCAACAACGGTTGGATGCGGCCAATCGGCAGGTCGAGGCGCTAAAGGCTACCGTCGTTGCCCTGCAGAAAACGGTGGAGGAGCTGCAGGCGGCGCAGAAGAAGCCGGCGCCAGCTGCGAAGGAAGCTCCAGCTCCAGCTGCCGCGAAAGACGCGCCGGCGGCCAAGGATGCGCCAGCGCCTGCCAAGGATGCGGCGAAGTAGGGCGCTCGTCCTACTCGCTGCTCAGCACGGGTCCAAACAGTTCCCAGCGTTCGCCCTTGAAACGCATCATCTGCAACTGCTGCAGTGGGCTGTAGTCGGTTGGGCTGGTCTTGACGCGGGTGCCGGGCAGGAAGATGCCGACCTCGTAATCGAGGCTGGTGGCCTGCTTCATCACATTCTCCCGGGTGAGCGTGTCGCCGCATCGCTCCAAGATATGCGCCAGCGTGCGCGCAATGCCGAAGCCGTACAGCGTGTAGATGTCGTTCTTGTCGCCGTCGGGATAATACTTGTCCATGAAGGCAAGCCATTCCTTGATGGTCGGATCGTCCTTCCACTGCGGATCGGTGGGATCCTTCATATAGGCCGCGCTGATCACGCCCTGCGCATTGTCGAAGCCTGCGGGCTTGATCACCGAGCCGACCGATTGCGATACGTTGACCAGCATCTGCACCGGCTTCCAGTTCAGCTCGGCCACCTTCTTGATCGCCTGCGCGGCAAACTTGGGCGAGGCGATGTTCAGGAACACGTCGGGGTTGGCGGTCCTGATCTGGACGATCTGCGAATCCACTGTCGGTGAGCTGGTCTCGAAGCTCGCCTGCACCGTGATCATCTTGTCCGCCTTGTCGCCGAGCCCTTCGCGCACGCCGCTGAAATAGTCCTTCCCCATGTCGTCGTTCTGGAACAGCACGCCGATCCTCGCATCGGGATGGTTCTTCAGGATCCATGCAGCCCAGATGCGCCCCTCATTGTGGTAGCTGGGCGACCAGCCCATGGTCCACGGAAAGTGCTTTGGATCGGCCCATTTCGAGGCGCCGGACGATACGAAGAGATGCGGCACTTTCTTGAGATTCATGTATTTCTGGATCGCGGAATTGGTCGCCGTGCCCAGCGGATTGAACAACAGCAACACTTCGTCGCTCTCGACCAGCTTGCGCGCCTGCTCGACGGTCTTCGGCGGCGAGTAGGCATCGTCATAGCTGATGAAATTGATCTTGCGGCCGTTGATACCGCCCTGATCGTTCAGCATCCTGAAATACGCCGCCTCGGATTTTCCGATCGAGGCATAGGATGACGCCGGCCCGCTATAGGGCATGATATTGCCGACCTTGATCTCGGTATCGCTGGCGCCGGGATCGTATTTCTTCTGCGCGTGAGATGGCGTGGCCAGCGCGCCGAACATGAGCGCGGAAAGTGCGAGAGACATCCCGCGAGCCAGTGTCCTGTGCATCGTTTCCTCTGACGTTCTGTATTTCCGCGATGCGGTCCATCTGAATGGACCGTCGATCGCCGCGGCTTGCGTCGAGTATGCACGATTGAGGAGAGGGGGCCAGCAACGAGAGCGCGTGGCTCAGCACGCGTGCGTCCCCTCCGGCTCAGGGGGGACGCCGGCGCGTATCGCTTACGAGTTCTTCTCACCGGACATCAGCGGTCCGAACAGCTCCCAGCTTTCGCCCTTGAACCGCTGCATCTGAAGCTGCTCCAGCGGGCTGAAGTCGGTCGGGCTGGTCTTGATCTTGGTACCCGGCAGATAGATGCCGATCTCCATGTTCAGGCTCGCCGCCTGCTTCATGATGTTTTCGCGGGTGAGGTCATCGCCGCATTGCTTGAGCACCTGGACGATGCCCTGCGACACGCCGTAGCCAAACACGGTGGCGCCGTCTTCCTTGTCGCCTTCGGGATAGTACTTGTCCATAAAGGCCGACCATTCCAGCATGCCGGGATCGTTCTTCCATGTCGGATCCTTGGGATCCTTCATATAGGCCGCGCTAAGCACGTCCTGCGAGTTGGCATAGCCCGCGGGCTTCATCACGCTGCCCACCGATGCCGAGACGTTGGTGACGATATGGACCGGCTTCCAGCCCATTTCGCCGACCTTCTTGATCGCCTGCGCAGCGAATTTCGGCGTGGCGATGTTGATGAAGACGTCGGGATTTGCTGCCTTGATCTGCACGATCTGTGAATCCACCGTCGGTGACGCCGTCTCGTAGGGCACCTCAGAGACGATGTAGTCCTTGGCCTTGTCGCCGAAGCCCTCACGCAGTCCGATGATGTAATCCTTGCCGAAGTCGTCATTGGCATAGAGCACGCCGACTTTCTTGCCGGGATGATTCGTCATGACGTATTGCGCGTAGATCCGTGCCTCGGCCTGGTAGCTCGGCTGCCAGCCCATGGTCCATGGGAAGTTCTTCGGATCGGCCCATTTAGCGGCGCCCGTCGAGACGAACAGCTGCGGCACCTTCTTGGTGTTCATGTATTTCTGGATCGCCGTGTTTCCCGGCGTTCCCAGAGGGTTCATGATGAACAGCACTTCGTCATTCTCGACCAGCTTGCGTGCTTGCTCCACCGTCTTCGGTGGGCTGTAACCGTCGTCATAGCTGATGAAGGCGATCTTGCGGCCATTGATGCCGCCCTTCTCGTTGATCATCTTGAAATAGGCGGCCTCAGTCTTGCCGATCGTCGCGTAGGAGGAAGCCGGGCCGCTATACGGCATGATGTTGCCGATCTTGATCTCGGTATCGGTGGCGCCAGTATCGTATTTCTTCTGCGCGTGGCTTGCGGTGGACGTAAGCGCTACGACAACGCCGGCGAGCAAAGTCACTCGCAGAACTTTCCAGTCATGCTGCATGGTCAAGTGTCCTCCCTGTGGTTCGATCAACCGCATCGACCCGTCTACGCAGGTTTTTGTGATGCGGCTCGAATGCGGGAGTATGCACCAAGCCTTGAAGTTGGAAAGCTGACTTAATCAGTAAAGCGTGACGCGGCGCACAACACCGCGTCGATATGTTCAGTTGCCGGTGAATTTGGCCGGGCGCTTCTCGAGAAACGACGCCATGCCTTCGCGGAAATCCGCTGTGCGAAACAGTGGCAGCAATTGCAGAAAGACGTGATGGACGTGGTCGCCAAAACTCTCCGACAGACCTGAACGCATCATGCGCTTGGCAGCCTGCACTGCGAGCGGCGCATTGGCGGCGATCTCGGCAGCCACGGCATTGGCGCGCGTCATCAACTCGGCATCATCAACCACTTCGTTGGTAAGGCCCATCGCGAGACTCTCGCGCGCTGACAAAGTGCGGCCGGTGAAGATCAGCTCGGCGGCCTTGGCCCAGCCGATCATGCGCGGCAGAAACCACGTTCCACCGGATTCAGGCACCACGCCGCGTTTGACGAAGGCCGCGGCGAATTTGGCACTCTCCGCCATGATGCGCATGTCGCAGCCCAGCGCCACGTCCATGCCATAGCCGGCAGCGGCGCCATTCATGGCGCAGATTGTCGGGTTCTCCATGTTGAACATGACGATCGGAGGCGCAGTCTTGAGATCGAGCGTGGTGCGGCTGTTGTTGGCGTCATTGGCGGAGCCGATGCCGGTGCTCTTGGTGGCGCTGGCCATGTCCAGCCCGGCACAGAAGGCGCGGCCGGTGGCCGTCAGGATGATTACGCGCACGTCGGGATCGGCATCGGCTCTCAGAAACAGGTTGCTGAGCTGCGACAGCATCTCACGTGAGATCGTGTTCAACCGTTGGGGACGATGACGGAGTAGAGCACTTCGTCATCGGTTTCAGGCGCAACTGTTGTGTCGGTCAGCATCGGGCTTCCCTGGGCTTTTGATTTTTCGTTGGTCGCAGCTAAAGCCGAATGGAAATTCCACGCAAGTGGCCATGCATTTGCGCGGCTTGGCAGCGCCGGACATGTTTGCTCTACTTCGGTCACGTTGCGTCACCCGCCAAAGGCGCCATAACAAACCAAGAAAATGTCAGGGAGTTTCCATGTCCAGCCCCAACATCCGCGTCCTCGCCACCGATCTCGCATTCCCCGAAGGCCCGGTGGTGATGCCAGACGGCTCTGTCGTCCTGGTCGAGATCCGTGCGCAGCAGCTGACGCGGGTCTGGCCCGATGGCCGCAAGGAAGTGGTCGCGAAAATTCCCGGCGGCCCGAATGGCGCTGCGCTTGGCCCCGACGGCAAAATGTATCTCTGCAACAATGGAGGTTTCAGCTGGGCGGCATCGCGCGGCGCCATCATGCCCGGTGCGCCGGAGCCGCATGAGTATATCGGTGGCTCGATCCAGCGCGTCGATCTCGCCACCGGAAAGGTCGAAACCCTGTTCGACAAATGCGGCGCGCATCCGCTGAAGGGGCCGAACGATCTGGTGTTCGACAAGCAGGGCGGGCTCTGGTTCACCGATCTCGGCAAGCGTCGCCATCGCGACATGGATGTCGGCGCGTTCTATTACATGAAGCCGGGTGCCACCGAGGTCGTCGAAGGTCATTTCGGCATGTTGCCCGCGAATGGCATCGGCCTGTCGCCCGATGAGAAGACCGTTTATGTGGCCGAGACGCCGACGGCGCGGCTGTGGGCCTTTGACGTCGGTGCACCCGGTGAGGTGAAGCCGGCTGATGTGATCTATCGCGGCGAGCGCGGGCGTCCCATCGCGGGCCTTGGCGGCTACCAGATGTTCGACTCTCTCGCGGTCGAAGTCTCCGGCAATGTCTGTGTCGCAACGCTGGTCAGCGGCTGCATCTCGGTGATTGCGCCGGATGGAAAATTGGTGGAACAAGTCCCCACTGGCGACCGCGTCACCACGAATATCGCATTCGGCGGCCCCGAGCTGAAGACGGCTTATATCACGCTGTCAGGCAAGGGCGAGCTGATTGCGATGGATTGGCCGCGCGGTGGCTTACCGCTCAACTTCTTGAACAAGTAGCCTGAGCGCGATCAGCAAAAGCGGAAGCCGGTTTTGCGCGTGATCGCGCGCCTAAACGAAGGAATGATCGATGCCGTGGCTTGAACCTGTAACGCTCTCTGGCCCTCACGCGCGGCTCGAACCTCTCGCCAAGGAACACTGCGACGGTCTGATCGAGGCCGCCAAGTCAGGCGACCTCTCGAAGATCTGGTACACCGCGATCCCGACGCCCGAAAAGATGAGCGCCGAGATCGAGCGTCGGCTTTCATTGCAGGCATCGGGCGCAATGCTGCCATTCACGGTGAAGGACGCCGACGGCAAGATCGCCGGCATGACCACCTATATGAATGTCGATGCCGCCAACCGCCGGGTCGAGATCGGCTCGACGTGGTACGGAAAATGGGTTCAGCGCACCGCGCTCAATACGCAGTGCAAGCTCCTGCTGTTGCAGCATGCTTTCGAACAGCTGGATTGCATCGCAGTGGAATTCCGCACGCATTTCTTCAACCATCAGTCCCGTCGTGCCATCGAGCGACTCGGCGCCAAGCAGGACGGCATCCTGCGCAATCACCAGATCGCGCCGAATGGCACGCTGCGCGACACGGTTGTCTATAGTATCTTGCCCGGCGAATGGCCGACGGTGAAGGCGCATCTGACCTATCAGCTGGACGAGAAGCCGCACTGACGATCAACTGGCGGTGCGTCGCTTGCGGGCAGGCGGATAAATCCGGTCAATCAGGCGATTGCAATAATCGGATGTCGGTATTTGTTCGCTGAACAGCGCGCGATAGATGATCGGCGCCACCACATGGTCGATCACCTCGTCGATATCGAACGGCGTCTCGCCGCGCGCTTTGGCGCGTGCATTAAGGGTGGTGAGGTGATCGCAGGTGAAGCCTGCGCAGGCGCTGGGCAGTCCTTCCTTGAGGGCCGACAGCACGTCCCGCATCAGCGCCTGGCCGACCGGAGATGACATTTCTTCGGCATATTGCTCGATGAAGGCGCGCAAATCGGTTTCGACCGCACCGGTGTCGTCGGGATCCGCGATCGGCCGCAGCCGCGCCACGGCGACGTCGGCAAGCAGCGCGGAGAGGTCGCCCCAGCGTCGATAGATGGTTGACGGCGTCACGCCAGCCTCGGCAGCGATCTGGGGCACGGTGATCTGGTTTCGGGTGGAAAGAGCCCCCAATTTGCGGACAGCATCATGCACGGCGTTCTGAATACGCGCGCTGCGTCCACCGATCCGGACCCGTTCTTTCACCGTCACTTCGTTCTCCGGCAGCGTTGCCATGTGCAAAAAATGAGATTCTTAACGCAAAATATTTGCATTAAGGTCTCGGGCGACCTAGATGCCTAATGCAACTATTTAGCTTTTAGGAATGAGCTATGCAAGGCAGCGCCGAAAAGACGTGTGTTTCCAATGCTCAAGCATCACCCGCCAGAGCCGGTTGGGTGTTCAAGCCGTCGGCCATGACGGCATTCAGTTTCGCCGGGGCCGCACTGGTCGCGGCCAGCAGTAGCGCGGTGACGCCGCTGTACCGGCTCTACCAACAGTCGATGCACCTCTCGCCGCTGATGATCACGCTGGTGTTCGCGGTCTATGCGATCAGCCTGCTGGCGGCGTTGCTGACCGTCGGCGGCCTGTCCGATTATGTCGGACGCCGTCCGGTCATTCTCGGCGGTCTGCTGCTCAATGCCATCGCGATGGTGCTGTTCTCTTATGCCAGTGACGTCGGGCAATTGATCCTCGCGCGTGCCGTACAGGGCCTGTGCGTTGGCACGGCGACAACGGCATTGGGCGCTGCGATCCTCGATACCGACCGCAAGCGCGGACCGCTCCTCAACAGCGTTACCGCCTTTCTTGGCCTGATGGTCGGCGCGCTCGGCGCGGCGGCGCTCGTCACCTTCGCGCCCGATCCGCTGCATCTGGTCTATGAGGTTCTATTCGCGTTGACGGCCGTGATGATTGCGCTGCTGTTCGTGATGCCCGAGACCGTGTCGCGCAAATCCGGCGCGCTGGCCTCGCTGCGGCCGCATGTGCGCGTGCCCAGCCAGTCGCGCGCCGCGCTGCTGCGCGTTGCACCGGCCACCGTCGCCACATGGGCGTTGGGCGGCTTCAGTCTGTCCTTGATGCCCACGGTGGTCGCGACAACGATGGGCGTCTCCGCGCCTTGGCTCGGCGGCGTCGTGGTCGCGACCCTGATGCTCGCCGCAGCACTGACCGTGGCCGCCCTTCGGCAGCTTCCGGCGCAGCGGTTGCTGGTGATTGGCACGGCCGCACTGTCGCTGGGCGTCCTCGTCTCGCTGCTCGGCATCTGGCAGCACAGCGTTGCGATGCTGTTTGCTGGTTCGGTGATAGCAGGTTTCGGCTTCGGCGCGTCATTCGCCGGCTCGCTGAGCACGCTGCTGCCGACCGCCGAGGCGCATCAGCGCGCCGGTTTGCTGGCGGCGTTCTATGTGTTGTCCTATCTGGCCTTCAGCCTGCCGGCACTCGCTGCAGGCGTGGCTGTGCCATATGCCGGACTGGCCGTCGTGGCCTATGTCTATGGCGCCGTGGTCATCCTGCTCGCGATCATGTCGATGATTGCGTCGCTGCGCGGTGAACGTTGACGGTCAGACAGCGTCCGGCTGATACAATGTATCCACCGTCACCGTGCCGACGACGCGCGAGACGCAGGGACAGATCTTCGTGTTGCCGCTCTTCTGGTGATCGCTGAAGAAGACATCGCGATGATCGATCTCGCCGTCGACAGCGAGCACGTCGATGGCGCAGACGCCGCATTCGCCGCGCTCGCAGTCCGACATCACCTCGAAGCCGGCGTCGTTGAGCGCTGCCAGCATCGAGCGACCCTGCGGAACAACGATCTCCGCGCTGCTGCCCTTCAGCCGAACGCGGAATTCCGTGGTTGGCAGGAGACCGCTGGAGCCGAAGGTTTCATAGCGCAGATCGGCGGGGGCGCGCCCGGCGGCGTTCCATGCGCGCCGGGCCGCTTCCAGCATCCGCATCGGGCCACAGAGGATGACGATGGCATCGGGAGGCAAGGCGGCAAAGGTCGCGTCGAAATCCAGTCGAGCACCTTCAAGGCTGGCGTGCACCGTCAGGCGGTCGCCGAGCAGCGTCGATAGTTCATCGAGATAGGCGGCTTCGTTGCGAGCCTTCACCGCATAATGCAGCTGCAGATCGATGGCTTTGCTGTGGAGCGCTGCGGCAATGCCGGTGATCGGCGTGATGCCGATGCCGCCAGCGATCAGGCAGTATGTCCCGCGATTCCAGTCGATGTCGTAGAGCGATGACGGGCTGGAGATCTCCAGCCGCGCGCCGGCCTGCAATGCCCACATGGCTTTGGAGCCGCCACGGCTATCCGGTGCCAGCCGCACAGCGATCCGCAGCAACTCGTTGCTGCGTTCTCCCACCAGCGAATAGGATCGCGTCTGTGGCTGGCCGTCGATCAGGAGGCTGACATTGATGTGGCTGCCGAGAGGGTAGGACGGCAGCGGTGTATCCGGCTTCAGCGTGATCTCGCGAATGTTCGGCGCCACATTACGCGTGGCCTCGACGCGGCATCCCATCCAGTGTTCTGCAAAACGCATGAAAGGTCTCCGTCAATCCGCCGGTGTCGAGGTCAGCAATGCCAGTGCAGGCAGCAGATCGAGATGATTGCGATTGCGCAGTGCCAGCCGCAGATTGCGCACGGCGAGCCGCGCGTGTTCGCGCATGATCGCCTCAGCGCGTGCCCCTTCGCGATTTTCGATGGCATCCACGACGATGCGGTGATGTTCTTGGCCGATCAGCAGGATGTTGTGCGCTTCCGGCAGCGCCGACTGCGCCATCACGAAGGCACTGGGCGAGGCAAAGGGCATCGCCGACACACGATCTATCTGCCGGATCACCGGCGCGCTGCCGGAGAGATCGGTCAGCAGCGCATGGAAGCGGGCGTTCATGGTGACATAGGCTGAAAAGGCCTCGACCGAGATCGGATCCTGCCGCACCAACTGATCCAGATCGGACAGGCATTCCTTCAGTGGTTCGAGATTGCGCGCGCTGGCGCCGCGCTCCGCAGCGAAGCGGGCGGCGAGGCCTTCCAGCGTGCCGCGCAGCTCAATCGAGTCGAGAATGTCGCGCTCGGAAAACGCCTTCACCATGAAGCCGCCGGACGGGATCGCCTGCAGCAGGCCTTCATCCTCCAGCCGCACCAGCGCGAGCCGCACCGGCGTGCGCGACACGCCGGTGATATCCACAGCCTGCAATTCGCTGATGCGCTCGCCCGGGCGCAGCGTACCGGACAGGATCATGTCGCGCAGTGCGAGCTGCGCGCGGACGGTCTGCGAGACGGAGCGTTCGGTATCGCGTTCGCTCATGATTTTACTCTGCCGCCTGGAGTTTGGGTGGCGTGCTTTCCTTCGCCACCATGCGGTCGATCACCCGTCGGCACCACATCGCGCCGGCATCGATGTTGAGATTGTAGAAGACGCGGTCGGGATTCTCGTTCATCGCCTTCTGCTGCGCTTCGAGAATGATCTCGTCCTCGCGGAAGATTGCAGAGACGCCTTCGCGGATTTCCGTGGTGATCTTCTGCTCGGTGATGCGGTGGTTGCGCACAAAGGCCCAGAAATAGTGGCAGGTGGTCTCGGTTTCCGGCGTCATGGTGTTGAGCACGAAGCCATTGACGCCCTGCGAGCGATCGCCTTCCGGCGCGCCGGTTCCCGCCGGTGCGACGCCGACGTCGATATTCACCGTGCTCGGCGCCTGGAAGTGGATGATCTGCCAGCGATCGACGGGGCCAGGCTTGCGCAGCTGCGCGGCCCAGAATGGCGGCGCTTCGATGCCCTTCATCCAGCGCGTCACGGTGACGGTCTTGTCGCCATGGGTGACATCGAAAGGAGATTCAGCGACGTCGTCCTGACCGATGCTGGAGCCGTGCACGAAGGTCTCGTGGGTGAGATCCATCAGATTGTCGACCACGAGGCGGTAGTCGCACTTCGCGTGAATCGTCTTGCCGTCGCCGGCCCATTCCGGATCGTCATTCCAGTGCATGTCCGGCACGAGTGCCGGATCCGCCAGCGCCGGGTCGCCCATCCACAGCCAGATGAAGCGATGCCGCTCGACCACGGGATAGGAGCGCACGCAAGCGGAGGGATTGATGGTCTCCTGCGAGGGCATGAAGGTGCAGCGGCCTTGCGCGTTGTATTTCAGGCCGTGATAGCCGCAGACCACCGTGTCGCCCTCGAGACGTCCCTTGGAGAGCGGCACCAATCGGTGCCAGCAGGCATCCTCCAGCGCGCTGACGCCGCCATCGGAGCGTCGGTAGATCACCACATGCTTGCCGCAGATCGTGCGCGGGAAAAGCTGGTGCTTGATGTCGGCATCCCAGGCGGCGGCGTACCAGGCGTTCAGCGGGAATGAAGCGGGCATCGTGTTCCTCCATGGTGCAATTCTTGAGTCCTGTCTGTATACAAGAGCGGCATTTGAAGGGACGATACTCCAATAAAATAAGGATGAGAACCAATTTATGTATACTGAAATTGGCTAATACCTGCGAATAGGTATTAAAAAACCGCCGGTAAGGGCGGTTTTCCGTGAAGGCTGTATACCTCGATGGTGGATCAGACTTCCCGTCTGTTCAAAAACGCCAGCCGCTCGAACAGGTGCACGTCCTGCTCGTTCTTCAACAGCGCACCATGCAGCGGCGGGATCAGCTTGCGCGGGTCGCGCTCCCGCAGCATTTCCGGTGACATGTCCTCATTGACCAGCAGCTTCAGCCAATCGAGTAGTTCCGACGTCGATGGCTTCTTCTTGAGGCCGGGCACGTCGCGCACCTCGAAGAAAATACGCATCGCTTCGGCGACGAGGCGATGCTTGATGCCGGGGAAGTGGACCTCGACTATCTGGTTCATGGTGTCGATGTCGGGGAACTTGATGTAGTGGAAGAAGCAACGGCGCAGAAACGCGTCGGGCAATTCCTTCTCGTTGTTCGATGTGATCATCACGATCGGGCGCTTTGCCGCCTTGATGGTCTCGCCGGTCTCGTAAACATGGAATTCCATGCGGTCGAGTTCGAGCAGAAGGTCGTTCGGGAATTCGATGTCGGCCTTGTCGATTTCGTCGATCAGCAGCACCGGTCGCTCTGCGTGGGTGAAAGCTTCCCACAGCTTGCCGCGCTTGATGTAGTTGCCGATATCCGAGACGCGGGGATCGCCGAGCTGGCTGTCGCGCAGGCGCGAGACGGCATCGTATTCGTAGAGGCCCTGCTGCGCCTTTGTGGTCGACTTGATGTGCCAGGTCAGCAGCGGTGCGCCCAGCGCCTTGGCGACTTCCTCGGCCAGTACGGTCTTGCCGGTGCCCGGCTCGCCCTTCACCAACAGCGGGCGTTCGAGCACGATGGCGGCATTGACCGCGACCTTGAGATCATCGGTCGCGACGTAGTTTTCGGTGCCGGTAAATTTCATGGAGACTTTGCCTTGTTCTTCTTGTCGCGCGGACGCGCGCCGCCGAAATGATAGGAATCGCGGTAGGCGATCGCAGAGTGAGGGGATGCGACGTTAGCGCCGGATCAGCGACAGGATGACGAGCACGATCACCGCGCCGATGGTGGCGTTGATGATGTCGCGGATCGCCCCGACGCCAAGGCTCACACCCAGGCGCGGCAGCAGCCAGCCAGCGACCAGTGCGCCGATGATGCCGATCACGATATTGCCGAGCAGGCCGAAGCCGGCGCCACGAACGATCAACCCGGCCAACCAGCCGGCAATGGCACCGATCAGCAATGCTGCGAGAATTCCCATGGATCAATCCTTCGCGGGCGACATCAAGTGACGCGCCATTCCTGTTGTGATCATCAGCCGTCCGGCCAATTTGGCCAGCCGGCACGTTTCCGGGCGAAGTTTAATTGAATTATTGGTCAGGTCCAGCCACCATTCCGGGCACTTCGCGGGACCTTTTGCGATGACGAAGAACATATCATGGCGGGGAAAAGCCGGGCGGTCTGGCGGCAATGGGCGGATCAGCCGTTGTGCGAAAAGCCCGCGCTGAAATATTCGCGTTGCAGCGCCGAATTGGCGACAACGCAATCTCGACCACGTCGTTTGGCCTCGTAAAGCGCCAGATCGGCCTCGCCGACCAGGACGGCTTCGTTCGATGTTAGGCTGTTCCGGCTGGCGACGCCGACGCTGATCGACAGGTGGCCACGGGTTGATGCCATATTTGGAATCTCCAATGCCCTGACCCGAAGGCGCAGGGCTTCCGCGATAGTGATCGCATCGGCCTCGGATACGTCCGGCAAAATGATGGCGAACTCCTCGCCACCATAGCGTGCGGACAATGCCGGCGTATTGATCGTGGCGTCGGCGATGACGGATGCGACGCGTTTCAGGCATTCGTCGCCGGCCTGATGGCCGTTGCTGTCATTATAGCCCTTGAAGTTGTCGACATCGATCAGCAGCACCGACAGCTGCTCATGCTGCTCATAAACGCGGCGCATAAAGCCGTCGAGCGTGCGCCGGTTTGCCAGTCCCGTCAGCCCGTCGGTGGTCGCGAGTTCGGCGAGTTTGGAATTCAGCGCGGTCAACTCGTCCTGCATCCTCTTGCGCAAGGTGACGTCGCGCAGCACGCCGACAATCTCGACCTTTTCGTGATCCGTCGCGCGCATGGCCAGCTTGAAGTTTACTTCTACCCACGCCAGTGACTTGTCGTGGCGATAGGTCCTGAAGATCACTGTGCGGTTTGCGGTGAGATCTGTAAGCTGCGCGCTGGCAGCCTTCACGGTTTCGACATCGTCTGGATGCACCAGTTCAAAGCAGGACCGCCCGAGCAGCTCGTTCGGACTGTGTCCCAGGACGAGTTCGACCGAGTGCGAGACGAAGACGATGTTCCCGAAGCGATCGAGCAGAATGATGACATCAGCGATGTTGTCGGCAAGCAGGCGATAGTGGGACTCGCGCTCGCGGAGCGCGTGTTCCATGTTGAGCCGGAAGCGAAACTGGGTCGATAGCAGGGCGGCGAGCAGGATCACGGTGCAGAGCAGGACTGAAGCAACGATAACGTCGGAGAGCAGATTGCTCTTCCATATCGCCAGCACCTGATCTTCCGGAATCGCGACCGTGACGATCAGCGGATACTGCGTAGTTTGCTCGTAGCTGAAATATTTGGCGATGCCGTCAAATGGCGAATCGATCTTGTAGAAGCCTGCCAGACTGTGTTTCAG
It contains:
- a CDS encoding diguanylate cyclase; this translates as MTVPTTLTSSSPSRLSAPSVIVTLFVLAMSACVLGLVVWKALDARQAVLAQSETDSRNLAHSLVEHASRSIQAIDIAVSGMADLLKYQNPQPDRFNTFLANTANALPQLREIGVFDTLGNWRYSSLPETPTHNNSDRNYFTYHRDHTDSNIRINAPITSRLTGRTSIILSKRIDGPDGTFKGVLTGAIDNQYFSDFYKTFQIGESGGISLIRSDGILLIHWPSMEVGKDLSGTQLIQTRLKHSLAGFYKIDSPFDGIAKYFSYEQTTQYPLIVTVAIPEDQVLAIWKSNLLSDVIVASVLLCTVILLAALLSTQFRFRLNMEHALRERESHYRLLADNIADVIILLDRFGNIVFVSHSVELVLGHSPNELLGRSCFELVHPDDVETVKAASAQLTDLTANRTVIFRTYRHDKSLAWVEVNFKLAMRATDHEKVEIVGVLRDVTLRKRMQDELTALNSKLAELATTDGLTGLANRRTLDGFMRRVYEQHEQLSVLLIDVDNFKGYNDSNGHQAGDECLKRVASVIADATINTPALSARYGGEEFAIILPDVSEADAITIAEALRLRVRALEIPNMASTRGHLSISVGVASRNSLTSNEAVLVGEADLALYEAKRRGRDCVVANSALQREYFSAGFSHNG